One Ovis aries strain OAR_USU_Benz2616 breed Rambouillet chromosome 4, ARS-UI_Ramb_v3.0, whole genome shotgun sequence DNA window includes the following coding sequences:
- the UPP1 gene encoding uridine phosphorylase 1 isoform X2, with translation MKEDVLYHFSLSTSTHDFPAMFGDVKFVCVGGSPSRMKAFIKYVAVELGFAHPGADYPNICEGTDRYTMFKVGPVLSVSHGMGIPSIAIMLHELIKLLYHARCSGVTLIRIGTSGGIGLEPGSVVITRQAVDPCFKPEFEQIVLGKREVRNTDLDEQLVQELARCSADLGEFPTVVGNTMCTLDFYEGQGRLDGALCSYTEKDKQEYLRAAYAAGIRNIEMEASVFAAMCNACGLRAAVVCVTLLNRLEGDQISSPHEVLAEYQQRPQRLVGQFIKKRLM, from the exons TTTGTGTGTGTTGGAGGAAGCCCTTCCCGGATGAAAGCCTTCATCAAGTACGTGGCCGTGGAGCTGGGCTTTGCCCACCCGGGTGCTGACTATCCCAACATCTGTGAGGGCACTGACCGCTACACCATGTTTAAAGTGGGCCCAGTGCTGTCGGTCAGC CACGGGATGGGCATCCCCTCCATCGCTATCATGCTGCATGAGCTCATCAAGCTGCTGTACCACGCTCGCTGCTCCGGCGTCACCCTCATCCGCATTGGCACTTCCGGTGGGATAG GTCTGGAGCCAGGCTCAGTGGTCATCACTCGGCAGGCAGTGGACCCCTGCTTTAAGCCGGAGTTTGAGCAGATTGTCCTCGGGAAGCGAGAGGTCCGGAACACGGACCTGGACGAGCAGCTGGTGCAGGAGCTGGCGCGCTGCTCCGCGGACCTCGGCGAGTTCCCCACAGTCGTGGGCAACACCATGTGCACCCTGGACTTCTACGAGG GGCAAGGCCGCCTGGACGGGGCGCTCTGCTCCTACACTGAAAAGGACAAGCAGGAGTACCTGAGGGCAGCCTACGCGGCCGGCATCCGCAACATCGAGATGGAGGCGTCGGTCTTCGCCGCCATGTGCAACGCCTGCGGCCTCCGAG CGGCCGTGGTGTGCGTCACCCTCCTCAACCGCCTGGAAGGAGACCAGATCAGCAGCCCCCACGAGGTGCTGGCCGAGTACCAGCAGCGGCCCCAGCGGTTAGTAGGCCAGTTCATCAAGAAGCGCCTGATGTAG